The genomic DNA TTTTTCCGGGCGGCGCTATTCTTATTCGAGCGGGCGGATGATTTCGGATAAGAACGACGCGCCGACCGGCACCTTCAGGATACCAAAGTTTTCGCACACCGTCGCGCCGAGATCCGCGAACGATTCCCGGACGCCCAGCGAGCGCGGGTGACTTCCCGCGCGGACGCGCGCTGACGAGGGCACATACGCGATAAGCGGAACGTACTCCCTGCTGTGGTCTGTGGAGGGCGTCGTGGGATCGTTGCCGTGGTCGGCGGCAATCAGCAGCAAGTCGTCGTTCTTGAGCTTCTGCAGGAATCCGCCGAGCCATGAGTCGAAATCCTCCAGGGCCGCGGCGTATCCCGCGGGATCGTTGCGGTGGCCGTACTTCGAATCGAAATCCACAAGATTGATGAAATAAAATCCCTTGCCGCCGGACTTGGCAAGCTGCATCGTCTTTTTCATTCCGTCGGCATTGCCTTCGGTGTGGATGGAGTCGTCCAGCCCGCTTCCGGCGAATATATCGCCGATTTTGCCGACGCCTGTGACCTTAACGCCCGCGTCGCGCAGCTCGTTCAGATACGTGCGCGGGGGCATTATGGAGTAATCCTTGCGCTGCTCGTGCGCGCGCTCGAACTTCTCCGGCTCGACGCGCAGCGGATTGAGTCCCGCGATTCCGCCGCGGAACGGGCGCGCGATTACGCGGTCGACCAGCCACTTGCCCTGCGCGACCGCGCGCGCGGCTTCGCACATTTCGTACAAACGCTCGACGGGAATGAACGTCGTGTGCGCGGCGATCTGGAGCACGCTGTCCGCGCTCGTATACAGGATGGGCATCTTCGTTTCGCAGTGGCGCTGTCCGAAATCCTTGAGGGCTTCCGTGCCGCTGTAGGGCTTGTTCAAAAGGAATTTCGTCCCGCAGGCAGCCTCAAGCTCTTTCACCATTTCCGCAGGAAATCCGTCCGGGTAGGTGCGCGACGGCTCGCTGCGGATTACGCCCATCATCTCCCAGTGGCCGCTGGTCGTGTCTTTGCCCGCGCTGCGCTCCGCCATCTTGCCGAAAAACGCGCGCGGGTGGTTGACAGGCGGGATTCCGGCGAGCGGGATTATGTTTGCGATACCGAGAGATTGCAGCGTCGCGAGAGTAAGCCGGGGCGCTCCCGCCGCGGAGCCTTTCGGCAAAAGCTCCGCGCCGAATGGCTTCACGAATTCCGCGGCGCGCTTGGGCCATCCGAAGTCTGGCAGCGATTCCCGGCCGTTGGCCGCGGCCGCGATGTTCCCGAGCGTATTGCTGCCCCGGTCGCCGAAATGCCCGGCGTCAGGCAACTCGCCCACGCCCACGCTGTCGAGCACAATCAGGAACACGCGCGAAAACGGCACGCGGGCAAGCGCCTTTCGGGAATCCGCCGCCTTCGATTTCGCCCGGATGCCCTTGGCATGAAGCGCGACGGTGGAAAACGGCGACACGGACGGATTGGCCATCACGGAAGAAGTATAGCGAAACGCCGCGGGCCGGGGCCTCCCCTAAGCGCTTCTTTGTTTGAGGGCGTCTTTTCCGTTTGGCGCTTTTCTTCACGGAACTCTTTTCGCCGATTATTTTGTCGAATACCGGCGATTGCTCAAGCTCGGAGATATCGGGAAGACTGGGCGGAGGCGGAATGCGGAATCGCTCGTATTGATAACGATAAATAGGCAGCCCCGGATCGTACCTTCTGCAAAACGTCTTGGAGCGGATGCAAAGAATTGCCGTAATTGTTGCGACCGCCGCAAAAAGCAGCTTCAGCCAAGTGGGAGAACCGACGCCGCCAAATCCCCTTATATACATTTCCGCAACGGCTAAAACGCCCAGCCAGAATCCGAATGAAATGAAAAGTATCATCGCAACTCGGGCCGCGGGCTGCAATTCGGGAGGTTTGGTCACGACCGAAAGTATACTCGCAAGCCCCTTCGCCGCGGTGGTAAAATGAATGCGCGGGCCCATAGCTCAGCGGTTAGAGCAGCGGACTCATAATCCGTTGGTCGCAGGTTCGAATCCTGCTGGGCCCACACGGGCACGTAGCTCAGCCGGTCAGAGCGTTTGGTTTACACCCAAAAGGTCGGGGGTTCGAGCCCCTCCGTGCCCAGGATTTCGTCTGGAAAGAAAAAATGTCATTCCAAAACGACATATCCAGTCCTTTCACGCCAGGCCAGCCAGTGCAAGTAGACTATTTTGTCGGCCGGGAAAACGAGCTTAACAGGCTTTTTGCGAAAGTCGAACAATCGGCTACCGGTACGGTAAACGTGGAATTTCTATCTGGCGAACGTGGCATCGGAAAGACATCATTGGCAAGTTTTCTAAGGCACGTTTCCGAGCAGAATATAGGCGTCTTCGGTGTACATGTATTTCTGGGAGGAGTGTCCACGCTTGAAGAGATGGCGCGGCGGGTGATCGAGCAGCTTATTTTGGAAAGCCGCGAAAAGAGCTGGTTTGATTCAATTTTCAGCATGGTCAAGGAACATATTAGGGGCGTGGGGCTTTTCAATGTAAGCTTGGAATTCAGACCGCCAATTGAAGTTTTGCATTCAATGGTCAGCGGTTTTGCCGAATCCCTGCGCGGATTCAATAAAAAGCTGTCAAACAACGGAAAGGGCTTGCTTATCATATTGGACGATATTAACGGGCTGGCCAAATCACAGGAATTTGCGAACTGGTTCAAAAGCCTTGTGGACAGCATTGCGGTGTCAAGAGATCGATTACCGGTAACTTTTGTATTTGTTGGATATGATCAGAGAAGGCGCTCCCTAATTTCTTTGCAGCCGTCCTTGGCGCGCGTTTTCGATCCGATTGAGTTGGCACCATGGGATGATGCGCATACCGCGGACTTTTTTTCGAAGGCTTTCTCCAAGGCTTCGCTGGCGGTCAGCGACGATGCAATGAACCTCCTATGCTGGTACACAGGAGGGCTGCCGATGCTTGCACACGAAATCGGCGAGTCGGTTTTTATGCATAATACAGACGAAATTGTGGACAAGTTCGATGCGGCACGAGGAATAAAAAAGGCCGCGGAAATAGTTGGTGCAAAGTACCTTGAGCCTCAAGTTCTTGCTCCCATAAAAAGCGATAAGTATAAAGGTATACTCAAGAAGTTGGTAATGGTCCCGGGACGAGAATCGTTCGCGCGCGCCGATATTATGAATTTGTTGAATGACAGCGAACGTGCCGCCCTAGGGAAATTCCTTTCGAAAATGAAGGATCTGCAGATAATCACAGCAGAGCCGGAATTCGGACCCGGACACTACAAATTTACAAGCAGACTACATTATTTATACTTCAGAATAAAGTCCGAATTGGAAATGAAGAAAACCGATCGATAGATAAAAATGAATGCGACCATCAACACCGCGATGCTTTTCACGCTCGAGCGGCGGCAGCGGAGCCGGGAAGTCCTGCGCGGCCTTTTGCGGCGGCTGACGCACGACCAGATTACGCAATCTTTCGACTGGTGCGGATGCGAGACGATCGCGCTCACCTGCGTCCACGTCGTCGGATGCGAACTGCTCTGGGTGCAGGGCGTGCTGCGGGGCCGAGGCCAGAACGGCAAACCGGGTTTCCGCGGGCCGCACGGGATGGTTCCCGTCAAGCCAGGCTGGATTTACAGCCCCCAGAACGGATACGCCGGCGACCTCGAGCGCACCTGGGAGCTGCAGGACGCGCTGGCCGCCGATACGGCCAGGTACGCGGCCGAGACGGATCTTTGGGCCGATATCGAATGCTCGTTCCCGTGGCAGCCGGATGCGCGGGAAATCATGAAGCCGTGGCTGGTGCTCAACCATGTGTTTTCGCATGAATTCCACCACAAGGGCCAGATCGTCGGGATGGTCAGGGCGCTTGGGATAACCGACATCCCGGAGACGGATTTGGCGTGAGTATGGAAGTGCGGCAGCCTGCCGCCGCCGTATTTGGACACCGGCAAGCCGGTGCACTCCCATACAAATCGATAATTACACTATTTGCCCAAAATACGAATGCGCATTTTTTCCGGCAGCGTTCTAGCCCCTTCCCTTCTTGTAAGGCCGCTCGCCCTGTCGCCGACGCGCAAAAGAAAATCGCACACCTCCCGCGGATAGTGCTTGCAGCTTTCGCGTAGCGCCCAGCCGATAGCCTTGCGGATGAAAAACTCCTTTTCGAACAGCCGCTCCTCCCAGGTCGGCCAGCTGTATTCGTGATTGAGCATCCCGCGCCTGGCCGGAAGCGCGTGAATCAGAATCGCCGCCCTTCGCGTCCACATCCAATCGTCATCCGACCATTTGCGCACGACGCGGTAGACCGGCTCGCCCAGCCGCATCCCCATCGGGCCGAGCGCTGTGAAAGCCAGCGTGTCGAGAAGCGCCCATCCGTCACATAAGCTCGCCATCTCCTTTATCCACGGCAGGTCGCCAACCTCCAGTTCTCCCGCGATCCGGTCCAGGAGCGACAGCGCCGCGATGCGTTCGTCGAACCAGTCCGATGTCCAGAGCTCGCGGATGACAGGCTCAAGCTCCGCGCGCGGGATTGCGGGCTTTTTCGGAAATACCTCCCGAAGGATCGCGCGCTGCACGTCCGCCTTCAGCCCGTGAAATTTCAGCGGCGATTTGTGATACGCTTTCTGCGCCGCGGCGTCCGCGGGATCGCCCGCGGATTTCATCTTCCGATGCAACTCGGCTGTTCGTTTGTCGGACATTTGCATTGCAGGCGGACATAGTCCGCCGCCAATCACTGCCAGGAACGATGCGCGGCTCCGTTTTGCTAGCCGTCGCTTTCCCCGGCAACGCCGGCGGGCAGTCCGGTTTTGGGATCCACGACTTTGACTCTCACGGCCGCGGGATACACGATGCTTCCCGGCGGGACGTCCGTCGTCAACCGGACGTTCGCAGCGACGACCGAGCCCTTACCAATCCGGATTCGGCCCAGTACTGAAGTGTTCGAATAAATTACGACGTCGTCTTCCAATATGGGATGGCGCGGAACGCCTTTCACCGGAAATCCGCGCTCGTCCAGCTCGAAGTTCTTTACCCCCAGCGTCACGCCCTGGTATAGCCGGACGCGGTTGCCGATTATGCAGGTCGCGCCTATCACGACTCCGGTTCCGTGGTCTATGAAAAAGCTCTCGCCGATCTCGGCGGCCGGATGGATATCAATTCCTGTAATGTCGTGCGCGTACTCGGTCATGATCCGCGGAATCAGCGGCACGCCGAGCACCGCGAGCTCGTGCGCCATCCTGTAGTTCGTGACCGCGAACATCCCC from bacterium includes the following:
- a CDS encoding phosphopentomutase: MANPSVSPFSTVALHAKGIRAKSKAADSRKALARVPFSRVFLIVLDSVGVGELPDAGHFGDRGSNTLGNIAAAANGRESLPDFGWPKRAAEFVKPFGAELLPKGSAAGAPRLTLATLQSLGIANIIPLAGIPPVNHPRAFFGKMAERSAGKDTTSGHWEMMGVIRSEPSRTYPDGFPAEMVKELEAACGTKFLLNKPYSGTEALKDFGQRHCETKMPILYTSADSVLQIAAHTTFIPVERLYEMCEAARAVAQGKWLVDRVIARPFRGGIAGLNPLRVEPEKFERAHEQRKDYSIMPPRTYLNELRDAGVKVTGVGKIGDIFAGSGLDDSIHTEGNADGMKKTMQLAKSGGKGFYFINLVDFDSKYGHRNDPAGYAAALEDFDSWLGGFLQKLKNDDLLLIAADHGNDPTTPSTDHSREYVPLIAYVPSSARVRAGSHPRSLGVRESFADLGATVCENFGILKVPVGASFLSEIIRPLE
- a CDS encoding serine acetyltransferase, with the protein product MNDPQITPILDEACEQFGDGRIDFDAILEAVCAPGDVPGNPAGKNFRGHPRPSRSSVHECVEMLRSVLFPGYFGYGQLTERTIRAYVLTTLDRALRLLQEQVMRALCFECEKDFATCGKCVPDSRDMVVAFANRLPEVRRILSTDAQASYDYDPATTIRDEPVFCYPGMFAVTNYRMAHELAVLGVPLIPRIMTEYAHDITGIDIHPAAEIGESFFIDHGTGVVIGATCIIGNRVRLYQGVTLGVKNFELDERGFPVKGVPRHPILEDDVVIYSNTSVLGRIRIGKGSVVAANVRLTTDVPPGSIVYPAAVRVKVVDPKTGLPAGVAGESDG
- a CDS encoding DNA alkylation repair protein, producing MSDKRTAELHRKMKSAGDPADAAAQKAYHKSPLKFHGLKADVQRAILREVFPKKPAIPRAELEPVIRELWTSDWFDERIAALSLLDRIAGELEVGDLPWIKEMASLCDGWALLDTLAFTALGPMGMRLGEPVYRVVRKWSDDDWMWTRRAAILIHALPARRGMLNHEYSWPTWEERLFEKEFFIRKAIGWALRESCKHYPREVCDFLLRVGDRASGLTRREGARTLPEKMRIRILGK
- a CDS encoding ATP-binding protein gives rise to the protein MSFQNDISSPFTPGQPVQVDYFVGRENELNRLFAKVEQSATGTVNVEFLSGERGIGKTSLASFLRHVSEQNIGVFGVHVFLGGVSTLEEMARRVIEQLILESREKSWFDSIFSMVKEHIRGVGLFNVSLEFRPPIEVLHSMVSGFAESLRGFNKKLSNNGKGLLIILDDINGLAKSQEFANWFKSLVDSIAVSRDRLPVTFVFVGYDQRRRSLISLQPSLARVFDPIELAPWDDAHTADFFSKAFSKASLAVSDDAMNLLCWYTGGLPMLAHEIGESVFMHNTDEIVDKFDAARGIKKAAEIVGAKYLEPQVLAPIKSDKYKGILKKLVMVPGRESFARADIMNLLNDSERAALGKFLSKMKDLQIITAEPEFGPGHYKFTSRLHYLYFRIKSELEMKKTDR
- a CDS encoding DUF664 domain-containing protein, yielding MLFTLERRQRSREVLRGLLRRLTHDQITQSFDWCGCETIALTCVHVVGCELLWVQGVLRGRGQNGKPGFRGPHGMVPVKPGWIYSPQNGYAGDLERTWELQDALAADTARYAAETDLWADIECSFPWQPDAREIMKPWLVLNHVFSHEFHHKGQIVGMVRALGITDIPETDLA